One Haloarcula sp. CBA1127 genomic window carries:
- a CDS encoding TCP-1/cpn60 chaperonin family protein → MYRVLSGEFRSNHVAEEVRRIVADCIDVTRVTLDDGALVPGGGAVPTGLAMDLSTLSRRISDRTQLVFDGFSAALEAIPRTLATNAGTDPLGTLTAIKQRHYNGSGTVGVGPDGHPRDMIDAGILEPSTVFRSALQRAVAVVTQILRVDDVVRTSADERTADGEHDHAHAATGGYPWAVGH, encoded by the coding sequence GTGTACCGCGTACTCTCCGGTGAGTTCCGCTCAAATCACGTCGCAGAGGAAGTCCGCCGTATCGTCGCTGACTGTATCGATGTTACTCGTGTCACACTCGATGACGGCGCGCTCGTTCCGGGCGGCGGTGCGGTGCCGACCGGCCTGGCAATGGATCTCTCCACGCTGTCCCGCAGGATATCGGACCGGACCCAGCTTGTCTTCGACGGGTTTAGCGCCGCGCTGGAAGCGATTCCGCGCACACTGGCCACGAACGCGGGCACGGACCCACTGGGTACGCTAACAGCGATAAAACAGCGACACTACAACGGATCGGGAACGGTCGGTGTCGGCCCCGATGGCCATCCCCGCGACATGATTGACGCGGGTATTCTGGAACCGTCCACGGTGTTCAGGAGTGCACTACAACGAGCAGTCGCCGTTGTGACGCAGATCCTTCGGGTCGACGACGTTGTGCGAACCAGCGCAGACGAGCGCACAGCGGACGGTGAACACGACCACGCCCACGCGGCGACGGGTGGCTATCCGTGGGCGGTGGGGCACTGA
- a CDS encoding TlpA disulfide reductase family protein, whose translation MNRRQVVAAMTGLGLTGGSLWVAQNGLSGIQPRDTDQLPVRVETLDARGSSAGETAVPTPGTVTVVDLFATWCAPCDDQLRILNAMQPEYADVSFVSVTNERPSETLTRADISEWWNRNGGAWTVGLDPGSELLAALGADGLPYIAITDESGTVQFGHSGLAGEETLRDELDALV comes from the coding sequence GTGAACCGCCGGCAGGTCGTTGCGGCGATGACCGGGCTCGGCCTCACCGGCGGAAGTCTCTGGGTTGCCCAGAATGGGTTATCGGGTATCCAACCGCGGGACACAGACCAGCTTCCGGTTCGCGTTGAGACGCTCGATGCACGCGGCTCGTCGGCAGGCGAAACAGCCGTGCCGACGCCGGGAACCGTCACGGTAGTCGACCTCTTCGCTACGTGGTGTGCACCCTGTGACGACCAGCTCCGGATACTAAACGCGATGCAGCCCGAGTACGCTGACGTGTCGTTCGTCTCAGTGACGAACGAGCGGCCCAGCGAGACATTAACGAGGGCTGACATCAGCGAGTGGTGGAACCGGAACGGCGGTGCCTGGACTGTCGGCCTTGACCCCGGCAGCGAGTTGCTGGCGGCACTTGGGGCGGACGGACTCCCGTACATCGCGATTACTGACGAAAGCGGGACCGTCCAGTTCGGCCACAGTGGGCTTGCCGGGGAAGAGACGCTTCGAGACGAACTCGACGCACTGGTGTGA
- a CDS encoding SCO family protein — MRRRTLLKSTGAVGTIVGVAGCLGGGRFGDSNPNVVLEEPDREFESSDLPYPAWGEQIPDVRVATPTASREVRLRDIETPTLLTFFYSHCQTVCPVLISTQRNIQSHAQNNGYAAGVRFLPMTFDPARDTAERLGVYADKMNVDADSESWQFLRPASKQRAKAVIQDQFGVMFQRTEPEDMDMYMFTHTALTLLVNADGYVERAYRSKSPDEGTIIADLETVRTA, encoded by the coding sequence ATGCGCCGACGGACGCTTCTCAAATCGACGGGTGCGGTTGGAACAATTGTTGGAGTCGCCGGCTGTCTTGGCGGTGGTCGCTTCGGCGATTCGAATCCTAACGTCGTCCTCGAAGAGCCCGACCGGGAGTTCGAGAGCAGCGACCTTCCGTATCCCGCATGGGGGGAACAGATTCCCGACGTGCGTGTCGCCACACCGACCGCATCCCGCGAGGTTCGACTGCGCGATATTGAAACGCCGACGCTCCTCACGTTCTTCTATAGTCACTGCCAGACGGTGTGTCCAGTTCTCATCTCGACGCAGCGAAACATTCAGAGCCACGCACAGAACAACGGCTACGCCGCTGGCGTCCGGTTCCTCCCGATGACGTTCGACCCCGCCCGTGATACCGCAGAACGGCTCGGAGTGTACGCTGACAAGATGAACGTCGATGCCGACAGCGAAAGCTGGCAGTTCCTTCGACCGGCGTCGAAGCAGCGGGCGAAGGCTGTCATACAGGACCAGTTCGGGGTTATGTTCCAGCGAACTGAACCCGAGGATATGGATATGTATATGTTCACGCACACAGCACTGACGCTTCTGGTCAACGCTGATGGGTACGTCGAGCGTGCCTACCGCTCGAAGTCACCGGACGAAGGCACAATCATTGCTGACCTGGAAACGGTGAGAACCGCGTGA
- a CDS encoding DUF202 domain-containing protein: MFASERATLAVNQTAILHAAFGVLIVAGFLVSAPLSYGLYGLGAACFIAGIVLARRDSDGSETADSV, from the coding sequence ATTTTTGCTTCTGAACGCGCTACACTGGCTGTGAATCAGACTGCGATTCTGCACGCCGCGTTCGGAGTACTGATCGTCGCAGGGTTCCTCGTTTCGGCACCACTGAGCTATGGCCTGTACGGGCTGGGAGCTGCCTGTTTCATCGCCGGCATCGTACTTGCACGGCGGGATAGCGACGGATCGGAAACTGCCGATAGCGTCTGA
- a CDS encoding PQQ-dependent sugar dehydrogenase, whose amino-acid sequence MDRRTFLAASGLSVAGTLAGCSAPSDDQQGDGDTATDSGQTDDAATAVTVETVVDGLESPWSITSLPDSSQLLVTERVGRVVLVDSGDGTITPVTGAPSVYASGQGGMLDTALHPDFPDPAWVYLTYSKANDSGESATHLGRGRLNVADAQFEAFEQLHVAEPFVDSDGHFGSRVVFGPDELVYMTVGDRQFKDFGPDHVAQDRTNELGTTLRLTPSGEIPETNPFTDDPDAVDSIFSYGHRNAQGMTVHPDTGAIWQAEFGEQDGDEINIVKRGANYGWPVADEGCTYGSGDPIGVSHADRDDVVAPVYSWDCGSGGFPPSGTTFYTGDAFPEWTGDLLVGGLASQYLARFTVDGRTVEEATPLLDDRGWRIRDVVVEPETGSVLAAIDSSDAPIVRLHPT is encoded by the coding sequence CGCGGGCTGTAGTGCTCCCAGTGACGACCAGCAAGGGGACGGCGATACAGCCACGGATTCCGGGCAGACCGACGATGCAGCGACCGCTGTGACTGTCGAAACCGTCGTCGATGGGCTCGAATCCCCATGGAGCATCACCTCGCTGCCTGATAGCTCGCAATTGTTGGTCACAGAGCGCGTCGGCCGCGTGGTGCTGGTCGATTCTGGAGACGGAACAATCACGCCTGTCACTGGCGCACCGTCGGTGTACGCGAGCGGCCAGGGCGGGATGCTCGATACGGCGCTCCATCCCGACTTTCCGGACCCGGCGTGGGTGTATCTGACATATTCGAAGGCCAACGACAGCGGTGAGTCGGCCACACATCTGGGCCGTGGTCGCCTGAACGTGGCTGACGCGCAGTTCGAGGCGTTTGAACAACTGCACGTCGCAGAGCCGTTTGTCGACTCAGACGGACACTTCGGGTCTCGCGTCGTGTTCGGCCCGGACGAGTTGGTGTACATGACTGTTGGCGACAGACAGTTCAAGGACTTCGGGCCCGACCACGTCGCGCAGGACCGGACGAACGAACTCGGGACCACACTTCGGCTGACGCCCTCGGGTGAGATTCCCGAGACGAATCCGTTCACCGACGACCCGGACGCGGTCGATTCGATATTCAGCTACGGTCACCGCAACGCCCAGGGGATGACCGTCCACCCCGACACGGGAGCCATTTGGCAGGCCGAGTTCGGCGAGCAAGACGGCGACGAAATCAACATCGTCAAACGGGGCGCCAACTACGGCTGGCCGGTCGCCGACGAGGGCTGTACCTACGGCAGCGGCGACCCTATCGGCGTCAGCCACGCGGACCGGGACGATGTCGTGGCACCGGTCTATTCGTGGGACTGCGGATCAGGTGGGTTCCCGCCCAGCGGGACGACTTTCTACACCGGTGACGCCTTCCCGGAGTGGACCGGCGACTTGCTCGTCGGCGGGCTGGCATCGCAATACCTCGCCCGGTTCACCGTCGACGGGCGAACGGTCGAAGAAGCGACGCCCCTCCTCGACGACCGCGGGTGGCGCATCCGCGACGTGGTGGTCGAACCCGAAACCGGATCCGTCCTCGCTGCAATCGACTCGTCGGACGCACCTATCGTGCGACTCCATCCGACCTGA
- a CDS encoding APC family permease, giving the protein MTDQPVDVEPGGENVAGEAPAEEPESVTDDAVVHDDDVELERTIGLVGGLAIGIGTMIGAGIFVFPGLAAANAGLAATLSFTIGGLIALLVALPTSELATAMPRSGGGYYFISRGMGTAYGAIVGLGLWLGLMFASAFYLVGLGHYASAVFAELNVALPFSPVIGIGLLFGVALTALSIGGTENTAKIQNVVVGILLVVLTGFLSYGVLDAVGVFGGGTVPEQFFSKGYIPVLTTAALVFTSYLGFAQVATVAGEIKQPGRNLPLAMVGSVLIVTVFYVVTIFVATSAFGADRLGEFGETAMVEVAREFLGLPGAVAILGAGLLATFSSANASILSASRAVYALSRDALLPRKASEVNLRYGTPHVALLSAGGPILVLIATGRVELLAEVASFLHLIMYGLMCIALIVLRRRNPEWYSPSYQVPGYPVVPAVGALASFGLIVFMQPASIGIGIVVMLASYLWYRYYAGDVTLKGDI; this is encoded by the coding sequence ATGACTGATCAGCCTGTCGATGTCGAACCGGGGGGAGAGAACGTCGCCGGTGAGGCACCTGCCGAGGAGCCGGAATCCGTCACCGACGATGCAGTCGTTCACGACGACGACGTCGAACTCGAACGGACTATCGGGCTGGTCGGCGGGCTGGCAATCGGAATCGGAACGATGATCGGAGCCGGAATCTTCGTGTTTCCAGGGCTGGCGGCCGCCAACGCTGGGCTCGCAGCCACGCTCTCCTTTACGATTGGTGGCCTGATAGCGTTGCTTGTGGCGCTGCCGACCTCCGAACTCGCCACGGCGATGCCCCGGAGCGGTGGCGGATACTACTTCATCTCGCGGGGGATGGGGACGGCCTACGGCGCAATCGTCGGCCTCGGGCTGTGGCTGGGCCTGATGTTCGCCTCGGCGTTCTATTTGGTCGGGCTCGGTCACTACGCGAGCGCCGTGTTCGCCGAGCTCAACGTCGCGCTCCCGTTCAGCCCGGTCATCGGCATCGGGCTGTTGTTCGGGGTCGCACTGACTGCATTGAGTATCGGCGGCACGGAAAACACCGCGAAGATTCAGAACGTGGTGGTCGGTATCCTTCTCGTAGTGCTGACGGGCTTCCTTTCCTACGGTGTCCTCGACGCTGTGGGCGTATTTGGTGGCGGCACCGTGCCCGAGCAGTTCTTCTCGAAAGGATACATCCCAGTGTTGACGACCGCTGCCCTCGTGTTCACGTCGTATCTGGGGTTCGCTCAGGTCGCAACTGTCGCGGGTGAAATCAAACAGCCGGGTCGGAACCTCCCGCTGGCGATGGTCGGCTCGGTCCTGATCGTCACTGTCTTTTACGTTGTCACGATTTTCGTCGCGACCAGCGCGTTCGGTGCTGATCGCCTGGGGGAGTTCGGAGAGACTGCGATGGTCGAAGTCGCCCGTGAGTTCCTCGGGTTGCCCGGGGCGGTCGCGATTCTGGGTGCCGGTCTGTTGGCGACGTTTTCGAGCGCGAACGCGTCGATTCTCAGTGCCTCGCGGGCGGTGTACGCTCTGAGCCGCGATGCCTTGCTCCCCAGAAAGGCAAGCGAGGTCAACCTCCGGTACGGCACACCACACGTCGCACTGCTCTCTGCTGGCGGCCCGATTCTCGTCCTCATCGCGACTGGCCGGGTCGAACTCCTCGCCGAAGTCGCCTCGTTCCTCCACCTGATTATGTACGGGCTGATGTGTATCGCCCTGATCGTGTTGCGCCGTCGGAACCCGGAGTGGTACTCGCCGAGCTATCAGGTGCCGGGCTATCCGGTGGTCCCGGCCGTGGGCGCACTCGCGAGTTTCGGACTGATCGTCTTCATGCAGCCCGCGTCAATCGGTATCGGCATCGTGGTCATGCTCGCCTCGTATCTCTGGTATCGTTATTACGCTGGGGACGTGACACTCAAAGGAGACATCTGA
- a CDS encoding cytochrome c biogenesis protein CcdA, whose translation MAGAAVLGTLAFAAGAGITTFFAPCAFPLLPGYIGYYMNESDRDVGMLPPATAAAGGALVALTLVALLVLALGQPLKNALPMLEPVIGLGLIAFGVVMLLNREPELRVPLPARPASVTGFGVFGAVYAVAAAGCVVPLFFGVVSQALALPVRASVLVLAVYALGVALPLVGVTLLAGVGISLWRTFGKYLQRIHQIAAVVMILAGGGQIYLAVFELGVV comes from the coding sequence ATGGCCGGAGCTGCCGTACTCGGGACACTTGCATTCGCCGCGGGCGCAGGCATCACGACGTTTTTCGCGCCGTGTGCGTTCCCGCTTCTCCCGGGGTACATCGGGTACTACATGAACGAGAGCGATCGGGATGTCGGTATGCTACCACCTGCCACTGCCGCTGCTGGCGGGGCGCTTGTCGCGCTTACCCTCGTCGCGCTGCTCGTCCTCGCACTCGGGCAGCCACTGAAAAACGCACTCCCGATGCTCGAACCGGTGATCGGACTCGGTCTGATCGCGTTCGGCGTCGTGATGCTCCTGAACAGGGAGCCCGAACTCCGCGTCCCGTTACCAGCACGACCGGCATCCGTAACCGGATTCGGTGTGTTCGGGGCTGTGTACGCGGTCGCTGCAGCGGGCTGTGTCGTGCCGCTGTTCTTCGGTGTGGTCTCCCAGGCTCTCGCATTGCCAGTCCGCGCAAGCGTTCTCGTACTGGCGGTGTACGCGCTCGGGGTCGCGCTTCCGCTCGTGGGTGTGACACTCCTTGCGGGCGTTGGAATCAGTCTCTGGCGCACCTTCGGAAAGTACCTGCAACGGATACACCAGATCGCAGCCGTCGTGATGATACTCGCCGGCGGCGGACAGATTTACCTCGCAGTGTTCGAACTCGGCGTGGTGTAG
- a CDS encoding universal stress protein, giving the protein MTDRPSILVPLRVLEGESVPEGVPELLAHAHVVLLGYHVIPEQTAPGQARMQFEDRATERLDDYEEMFEEAGATVERRLVFTHDGQKTIDRMIAEHDCMAVLVPNATGPVEDVLVPVRGAIGVDRLARVVASVFGEMDADVTLYHVADEDTTDDDIQTLLGGLADRLAEFGMDPSTIETRIDRDRNPLDAIVDVANSFDTVVMGETDPSLATFVFGMPANQVANRFLGPVFVAQRERPSADEDE; this is encoded by the coding sequence ATGACGGACCGACCATCGATACTCGTCCCGCTCCGCGTGCTCGAAGGGGAATCGGTCCCCGAGGGTGTCCCCGAACTTCTCGCACACGCCCACGTGGTCCTGCTGGGGTATCACGTCATCCCGGAACAGACTGCTCCCGGACAGGCGCGGATGCAGTTCGAGGACCGGGCCACGGAACGGCTTGATGACTACGAGGAGATGTTTGAGGAAGCCGGAGCCACCGTCGAGCGGCGACTCGTGTTCACCCACGACGGCCAGAAGACCATCGACCGCATGATTGCTGAGCACGACTGCATGGCTGTCCTCGTTCCGAACGCGACGGGGCCGGTCGAAGACGTGCTGGTCCCAGTCCGCGGGGCCATCGGGGTTGACCGCCTTGCCCGTGTCGTCGCGAGTGTGTTCGGAGAGATGGACGCCGACGTGACGTTGTATCACGTTGCCGATGAGGACACGACGGACGACGACATTCAGACACTGCTCGGCGGGCTGGCGGACCGGCTGGCGGAATTCGGCATGGACCCCTCGACTATCGAGACGCGGATCGACCGCGACCGGAACCCCCTTGACGCAATTGTGGACGTAGCTAATTCGTTTGACACGGTCGTGATGGGTGAAACCGACCCGTCGCTGGCGACGTTCGTGTTCGGGATGCCAGCCAATCAAGTCGCAAACCGATTTCTTGGGCCTGTGTTCGTCGCCCAGCGTGAACGCCCTTCAGCGGACGAAGACGAGTAA
- a CDS encoding nitroreductase family protein produces the protein MSQTNIGHNLDDEVAQHRDPVHNVDPLFVNRWSPRAMTGDSLANDDLHSLFEAARWAPSAFNNQHWRFVYATREDDEWDAFLGLLNEANRSWARDAGALIAVFSKVTLDHNGEPAVTRSFDTGAAWQNLALEGTRRDLAVHPMAGFDWDRIHDTLGVPEDEFDAEAMVAVGERADPETLPDDLKEREEPSSRKPLDKIVFNGRFE, from the coding sequence ATGTCGCAGACGAATATCGGCCACAATCTTGACGACGAAGTTGCTCAACACCGTGACCCGGTCCACAACGTCGACCCGCTCTTTGTCAATCGCTGGTCACCGCGTGCGATGACTGGTGACTCGCTCGCTAACGATGACCTCCATTCGTTGTTTGAAGCCGCACGCTGGGCCCCGTCCGCGTTCAACAATCAGCACTGGCGGTTTGTTTACGCCACCCGCGAAGACGACGAGTGGGACGCCTTCCTCGGTCTGCTGAACGAAGCCAACCGCTCCTGGGCACGCGACGCCGGCGCACTTATCGCCGTCTTCTCGAAGGTCACACTCGACCACAACGGCGAACCTGCTGTGACGCGCTCTTTCGATACCGGCGCTGCGTGGCAGAATCTCGCTCTCGAAGGCACTCGGCGCGATCTGGCTGTTCATCCAATGGCAGGCTTCGACTGGGACCGAATTCACGACACTCTGGGCGTCCCCGAAGACGAATTCGACGCCGAAGCGATGGTCGCTGTCGGTGAGCGCGCCGACCCCGAGACGCTACCTGACGACCTGAAAGAGCGAGAAGAGCCGAGCAGTCGGAAGCCGCTGGACAAAATCGTCTTCAACGGCCGGTTTGAGTGA